From the genome of Globicephala melas chromosome 11, mGloMel1.2, whole genome shotgun sequence, one region includes:
- the MYD88 gene encoding myeloid differentiation primary response protein MyD88 isoform X3, with product MAEGGPDAGSAPPTPSMSSLPLAALNVRVRRRLSLFLNLRAHVAADWTALAEEMGYEYLEIRRLETHADPTGSLLDDWQGRPGASVGRLLELLGKLGREDLLMELGPSIEEDCQKYILKQQQEASEKPLQVDSVDSSIPRTRDPAGITICDDPLGQMPECFDAFICYCPSDIQFVQEMIRELEQTNHRLKLCVSDRDVLPGTCIWSIASELIEKRLATNVTSRLSLHSASLQVPIRSD from the exons ATGGCGGAAGGAGGTCCGGACGCGGGCTCCGCGCCCCCCACCCCTTCCAtgtcctccctgcccctggcagcGCTCAACGTGCGAGTGCGGCGCCGCCTGTCGCTCTTCCTAAACTTGCGGGCGCATGTGGCGGCCGACTGGACCGCGCTGGCGGAGGAGATGGGCTACGAGTACTTGGAGATCCGGCGGCTGGAGACGCATGCCGACCCCACGGGCAGCCTTCTGGACGACTGGCAGGGACGACCCGGCGCTTCGGTGGGCCGCCTGCTCGAGCTCCTCGGCAAGCTGGGCCGCGAAGACTTGCTGATGGAACTGGGACCCAGCATCG AGGAGGATTGCCAAAAGTATATTctgaagcagcagcaggaggcaTCTGAGAAGCCTTTACAGGTGGACTCTGTAGACAGCAGCATTCCTCGGACGAGAGATCCGGCGGGCATCACCATTTGCGATGACCCCCTGG GGCAAATGCCTGAGTGTTTTGACGCCTTCATCTGCTACTGCCCCAGCGATATCCAGTTTGTACAGGAGATGATCCGGGAGCTGGAACAGACAAACCATCGGCTGAAGTTGTGTGTGTCTGACCGCGACGTCCTGCCTGGCACCTGCATCTGGTCCATTGCCAGTGAACTCATTGAAAAGAGGTTGGCTAC GAATGTGACTTCCAGACTAAGTTTGCACTCAGCCTCTCTCCAG GTGCCCATCAGAAGCGACTGA
- the MYD88 gene encoding myeloid differentiation primary response protein MyD88 isoform X1, which translates to MAEGGPDAGSAPPTPSMSSLPLAALNVRVRRRLSLFLNLRAHVAADWTALAEEMGYEYLEIRRLETHADPTGSLLDDWQGRPGASVGRLLELLGKLGREDLLMELGPSIEEDCQKYILKQQQEASEKPLQVDSVDSSIPRTRDPAGITICDDPLGQMPECFDAFICYCPSDIQFVQEMIRELEQTNHRLKLCVSDRDVLPGTCIWSIASELIEKRCRRMVVVVSDDYLQSKECDFQTKFALSLSPGAHQKRLIPIKYKSMKKEFPSILRFITICDYTNPCTKSWFWTRLAKALSLP; encoded by the exons ATGGCGGAAGGAGGTCCGGACGCGGGCTCCGCGCCCCCCACCCCTTCCAtgtcctccctgcccctggcagcGCTCAACGTGCGAGTGCGGCGCCGCCTGTCGCTCTTCCTAAACTTGCGGGCGCATGTGGCGGCCGACTGGACCGCGCTGGCGGAGGAGATGGGCTACGAGTACTTGGAGATCCGGCGGCTGGAGACGCATGCCGACCCCACGGGCAGCCTTCTGGACGACTGGCAGGGACGACCCGGCGCTTCGGTGGGCCGCCTGCTCGAGCTCCTCGGCAAGCTGGGCCGCGAAGACTTGCTGATGGAACTGGGACCCAGCATCG AGGAGGATTGCCAAAAGTATATTctgaagcagcagcaggaggcaTCTGAGAAGCCTTTACAGGTGGACTCTGTAGACAGCAGCATTCCTCGGACGAGAGATCCGGCGGGCATCACCATTTGCGATGACCCCCTGG GGCAAATGCCTGAGTGTTTTGACGCCTTCATCTGCTACTGCCCCAGCGATATCCAGTTTGTACAGGAGATGATCCGGGAGCTGGAACAGACAAACCATCGGCTGAAGTTGTGTGTGTCTGACCGCGACGTCCTGCCTGGCACCTGCATCTGGTCCATTGCCAGTGAACTCATTGAAAAGAG GTGCCGTCGAATGGTGGTGGTTGTCTCTGATGATTACTTGCAAAGCAAGGAATGTGACTTCCAGACTAAGTTTGCACTCAGCCTCTCTCCAG GTGCCCATCAGAAGCGACTGATCCCCATCAAGTACAAGTCAATGAAGAAAGAGTTCCCCAGCATCCTGCGGTTCATCACTATCTGCGACTACACCAACCCCTGCACCAAGTCCTGGTTCTGGACTCGCCTCGCCAAGGCCCTGTCCCTGCCCTGA
- the MYD88 gene encoding myeloid differentiation primary response protein MyD88 isoform X2: MAEGGPDAGSAPPTPSMSSLPLAALNVRVRRRLSLFLNLRAHVAADWTALAEEMGYEYLEIRRLETHADPTGSLLDDWQGRPGASVGRLLELLGKLGREDLLMELGPSIEEDCQKYILKQQQEASEKPLQVDSVDSSIPRTRDPAGITICDDPLGQMPECFDAFICYCPSDIQFVQEMIRELEQTNHRLKLCVSDRDVLPGTCIWSIASAVEWWWLSLMITCKARNVTSRLSLHSASLQVPIRSD, encoded by the exons ATGGCGGAAGGAGGTCCGGACGCGGGCTCCGCGCCCCCCACCCCTTCCAtgtcctccctgcccctggcagcGCTCAACGTGCGAGTGCGGCGCCGCCTGTCGCTCTTCCTAAACTTGCGGGCGCATGTGGCGGCCGACTGGACCGCGCTGGCGGAGGAGATGGGCTACGAGTACTTGGAGATCCGGCGGCTGGAGACGCATGCCGACCCCACGGGCAGCCTTCTGGACGACTGGCAGGGACGACCCGGCGCTTCGGTGGGCCGCCTGCTCGAGCTCCTCGGCAAGCTGGGCCGCGAAGACTTGCTGATGGAACTGGGACCCAGCATCG AGGAGGATTGCCAAAAGTATATTctgaagcagcagcaggaggcaTCTGAGAAGCCTTTACAGGTGGACTCTGTAGACAGCAGCATTCCTCGGACGAGAGATCCGGCGGGCATCACCATTTGCGATGACCCCCTGG GGCAAATGCCTGAGTGTTTTGACGCCTTCATCTGCTACTGCCCCAGCGATATCCAGTTTGTACAGGAGATGATCCGGGAGCTGGAACAGACAAACCATCGGCTGAAGTTGTGTGTGTCTGACCGCGACGTCCTGCCTGGCACCTGCATCTGGTCCATTGCCA GTGCCGTCGAATGGTGGTGGTTGTCTCTGATGATTACTTGCAAAGCAAGGAATGTGACTTCCAGACTAAGTTTGCACTCAGCCTCTCTCCAG GTGCCCATCAGAAGCGACTGA